The Cervus canadensis isolate Bull #8, Minnesota chromosome X, ASM1932006v1, whole genome shotgun sequence genome contains a region encoding:
- the LOC122434420 gene encoding acidic leucine-rich nuclear phosphoprotein 32 family member E-like, translated as MAVARAVLEEGARQQATQPTIQENRHIPSAEQEEDLEEGEEEEEEEELDYDGMEKDEYEEKDHDDEFEGIERLG; from the exons atg GCAGTCGCCAGAGCTGTTCTGGAGGAGGGTGCTAGGCAGCAGGCCACTCAGCCCACAATCCAGGAGAACAGGCACATCCCCTCAGCAGAGCAAGAGGAGGACCTGGAGGAgggtgaagaggaggaggaggaagaggagctggaCTATGACGGCATGGAGAAAGATGAATACGAGGAGAAAGACCATGATGATGAG TTTGAAGGCATAGAAAGACTTGGATGA